One genomic window of Corynebacterium pseudotuberculosis includes the following:
- a CDS encoding ParA family protein yields MSDSGLFDTPDSKMGLTGRPLQEFPDPAPLEKHGPAKIISMCNQKGGVGKTTSTINLGACLAELGRKVLLVDLDPQGALSAGLSIPYEELDITVYNLLVDTHTSIHQAIHHTSIPGLDLVPANIDLSAAEIQLVNEVGREQTLARALRPVMKEYDYIILDCQPSLGLLTVNALTCSHGVIIPMECEYFSLRGLALLTDTVEKVRDRLNFNLDIVGILVTMFDRRTTHAREVMSRVVEVFDDRVFDTVITRTVRFPETSVAGEPIITWAPSSQGAHQYRQLAREVIERTR; encoded by the coding sequence ATGAGTGATTCGGGACTGTTCGATACACCAGACTCGAAAATGGGACTCACTGGGCGTCCGCTCCAAGAGTTTCCTGACCCTGCGCCTTTGGAAAAACATGGACCAGCCAAGATTATTTCCATGTGTAATCAAAAGGGCGGAGTAGGTAAAACTACTTCTACCATCAACTTGGGTGCGTGCTTAGCTGAGCTAGGTCGAAAAGTTTTGCTCGTAGACCTTGATCCGCAGGGGGCCTTATCTGCAGGTTTGAGCATTCCGTATGAGGAGCTGGACATTACGGTTTACAACCTCCTCGTGGACACTCATACTTCGATTCACCAAGCGATCCATCACACATCGATCCCTGGTCTTGACTTGGTACCGGCGAATATTGATCTGTCAGCGGCAGAAATTCAACTTGTTAACGAGGTAGGTCGGGAACAGACGCTAGCTCGCGCTTTACGTCCGGTGATGAAGGAATATGACTACATTATTTTGGATTGTCAACCATCGTTGGGGCTTTTGACAGTTAATGCTTTGACGTGTTCTCATGGCGTGATCATTCCTATGGAATGCGAGTATTTCTCGCTGCGTGGGCTTGCTTTGCTTACAGACACTGTGGAAAAAGTACGCGATCGTCTTAATTTTAATCTTGACATTGTGGGCATTTTGGTCACGATGTTTGATCGACGCACCACACATGCCCGCGAGGTGATGTCAAGGGTCGTGGAAGTCTTCGATGATCGTGTGTTTGATACCGTGATTACTCGAACAGTCCGATTCCCGGAGACCTCAGTGGCCGGTGAACCGATCATTACTTGGGCTCCGAGTTCACAAGGAGCCCATCAGTACCGACAGCTTGCGCGTGAAGTCATCGAGCGCACAAGATAA
- a CDS encoding site-specific tyrosine recombinase XerD, whose amino-acid sequence MTSPKIAADRWLTHLAIERGVSANTLSNYRRDVQRYLDWIESRGIDDLGILTSRDVESYVLDLRRGDPDTGKQPLAASSAGRALVVARGLHKFAMMEGLISVDVAGEVSPPSTGRHLPDTLSVTEVEELISAIPTDNIATPEDLRDAALIELLYGTGARISEIMNLTVDEVTVLEETEGMLRIVGKGDKHRIVPVGSMAQKALRRYLVRARPQLTKGKSHALFLNKRGGALSRQSAWQILKSSARRAGVQKDISPHTLRHSYASHLLEGGADVRVVQELLGHSSVTTTQIYTHITADNLRIVWSQSHPRA is encoded by the coding sequence GTTGGTTAACGCATTTAGCCATAGAGCGCGGCGTCAGCGCTAATACCCTTAGTAACTATCGACGCGATGTGCAAAGGTATCTTGATTGGATTGAGAGCCGCGGCATTGATGATTTAGGCATCTTGACCTCTCGTGATGTTGAATCCTATGTTCTTGATCTACGGCGCGGGGATCCCGACACAGGCAAGCAGCCTTTGGCGGCCTCCTCGGCAGGCCGTGCACTTGTGGTTGCGCGGGGACTCCATAAATTTGCAATGATGGAGGGTCTGATATCTGTTGACGTAGCTGGGGAAGTCTCTCCGCCATCCACGGGGCGACATCTACCAGACACTCTGTCGGTTACAGAGGTAGAGGAACTTATCAGTGCGATTCCTACGGACAATATAGCCACTCCCGAGGACTTACGCGATGCAGCTTTGATTGAACTCCTCTACGGCACGGGTGCTCGGATATCAGAAATTATGAATCTCACAGTGGATGAGGTGACAGTGCTGGAAGAAACAGAAGGCATGTTGCGGATTGTGGGAAAAGGAGATAAACATCGCATTGTTCCTGTCGGCTCGATGGCGCAGAAAGCGTTACGACGCTACCTTGTACGGGCGCGGCCACAGCTAACAAAGGGGAAAAGTCATGCGCTTTTTTTAAATAAACGCGGTGGAGCGCTATCACGGCAAAGTGCATGGCAAATTCTTAAAAGTTCTGCGCGTAGAGCAGGCGTGCAAAAAGATATTTCGCCGCACACTTTGCGCCATAGTTATGCATCGCACCTACTTGAAGGTGGAGCCGATGTTCGCGTTGTACAAGAACTTTTGGGACATTCATCCGTTACTACCACACAGATTTATACGCATATTACGGCAGATAATCTGCGAATTGTATGGTCACAGTCTCATCCGCGGGCTTAA